A region of Lycium barbarum isolate Lr01 chromosome 1, ASM1917538v2, whole genome shotgun sequence DNA encodes the following proteins:
- the LOC132615503 gene encoding uncharacterized protein LOC132615503, which produces MIINVESQRLNGSVSSFGGNVDTSDHTALMGNRAHGDNFRPSHHAGSSHYGGNSGGNNYQYSGNYSGNGSYHSGGSSGNSGGGNYSSGGNRPGGNYPSGGNYSGGRNYSSGGGYSGKGHLVCEFCHYKGHTRENCYKLHGYPTDLKNKKRGKEVRTAPNYANNATTGPDNVADSSGISTVHNIPATPTAPFFTLEQYNQIMQMLQGKQAESVANAASIGTA; this is translated from the coding sequence ATGATCATAAATGTTGAAAGTCAAAGGTTGAATGGAAGTGTGAGTAGTTTTggtggaaatgttgatactagtgaTCATACTGCTCTAATGGGAAATAGAGCACATGGTGACAACTTCAGACCTAGTCACCATGCTGGAAGCAGTCACTATGGTGGCAACTCTGGTGGAAATAACTATCAATATAGTGGAAATTATTCTGGGAATGGTAGTTATCATAGTGGAGGAAGTTCTGGAAATTCTGGTGGAGGAAACTACTCTAGTGGTGGAAACCGTCCTGGTGGAAACTATCCTAGTGGAGGAAATTATTCTGGTGGTAGAAACTATTCCAGTGGTGGTGGCTACTCAGGAAAAGGGCATCTTGTTTGTGAGTTTTGTCACTATAAGGGACATACCAGGGAAAACTGCTACAAGCTCCATGGTTACCCTACTGACCTCAAAAACAAGAAGAGAGGCAAAGAAGTTAGAACTGCTCCAAACTATGCTAATAATGCCACTACAGGACCAGATAATGTTGCAGATTCATCAGGAATATCTACAGTTCATAATATACCAGCAACTCCAACTGCTCCATTCTTCACACTTGAACAGTACAATCAGATCATGCAGATGCTACAAGGCAAACAAGCAGAGTCAGTAGCCAATGCAGCATCAATTGGAACTGCATGA